A window from Sebastes fasciatus isolate fSebFas1 chromosome 22, fSebFas1.pri, whole genome shotgun sequence encodes these proteins:
- the LOC141760275 gene encoding uncharacterized protein LOC141760275 — protein MSSVESLREFVNERLTAAAEEIFRVLEKTIVEQEEEIDRQRRLLDIVLKPEIKLHRRELPQQHVCKEEEVPVDQQLCIQERNSSLDQEDPDPPQIKEEQEELCTSQEGEQLVLKQETDSFMLTPTHEEGDHSEAVPNSDHQLFSHISREAESQDQRGSEHGDSGSTRDAEPKSQKRHRKSRSHSNNVNNSNLLEIHRTTNTGKQSFSCDTCGKDFKYNFKLKIHMRTHTGEKPYVCKTCGKRFSHITSLKTHMGTHTGEKPFTCKTCGKDFKQSRDLTVHMRTHTGEKPFTCKTCGKDFGHSNSLMVHMRTHTGEKPYVCKTWEKIQSHNIIEDSYGNPHR, from the exons ATGTCTTCAGTTGAGTCTTTGAGAGAGTTTGTTAACGagcgactaactgctgctgctgaagaaatattcagagttttagagaaaactatcgtcgagcaggaggaagagatcgATCGTCAGCGCAGACTGTTGGATATCGTGTTGAAACCCGAGAtcaagttacacaggagag agctcccacagcaacatgtctgtaaggaggaggaggttcccgttgaccagcagctctgtattcaggagaggaactccagtctggaccaagaggacccagatcctccacagattaaagaggaacaggaggaactctgcaccagtcaggagggagagcagcttgtactgaagcaggagactgattcctttatgttgactcctactcatgaggaaggtgaccacagtgaag CGGTACCAAACAGTGACCACCAGCTCTTCTCTCACATCTCTCGTGAAGCTGAGAGCCAAGATCAGAGAGGAAGCGAGCAtggagactcaggatcaactagagatgcagagccgaaatcacagaaaagacatcgcaaaagcagaagtcacaGTAACAATGTAAACAACTCTAACTTGTTAGAGATTCACCGTACCACtaacacaggtaaacagtctttcagctgtgacacatgtgggaaagattttaagtataattttaaattgaagatacacatgagaacccacacaggtgagaagccgtacgtttgcaaaacatgtgggaaaagattcagtCACATAACATCATTGAAGACTCATAtgggaacccacacaggtgagaaaccgtttacttgtaaaacatgtgggaaagatttcaaaCAAAGTAGAGatttgacagtccacatgagaactcacacaggtgagaagccgtttacttgcaaaacatgtggtaaAGATTTCGGACATAGTAATagcttgatggtccacatgagaacccatacaggtgagaagccgtacgTTTGCAAAACGTGGGAAAAGATTCAGTCACATAACATCATTGAAGACTCATAtgggaacccacacaggtga
- the LOC141761299 gene encoding uncharacterized protein LOC141761299, with product MPVITSVVSVANSDHQLFSHISHEAVSQDQRGEIHRTTNTGKQSFSCDTCGKTFTCMSSLKIHIRTHTGEKPYSCKTCGKAFRLNGQLAVHMRTHTGEKPFIYKTCGKRFGHVTSLKTHMGTHTGEKPFTCKTCGKNFIRNRELTVHMRVHTGEKPYSCKTCGTKFSQASSLRSHIRTHTGEKPYSCKTCGKDFGSNSNFLVHMRIHTGEKPFTCETCGKGFVCNGNLMVHMRRIHTGEKP from the exons ATGCCAGTTATAACTTCTGTGGTATCGGTAGCAAACAGTGATCACCAGCTCTTCTCTCACATCTCTCATGAAGCTGTGAGCCAAGATCAGAGAGGAG AGATTCACCGTACCACtaacacaggtaaacagtcttTCAGCTGTGACACATGTGGGAAAACATTCACTTGCATGTCATCATTGAAGATTCATATAAGaacccacactggtgagaagccatattcttgtaaaacatgtgggaaagcttTCAGACTGAATGGTCAATTGGCAGTCCATATGAGAACccatacaggtgagaagccgttcatttacaaaacatgtgggaaaagattcgGTCACGTAACATCATTGAAGACTCATAtgggaacccacacaggtgagaaaccgtttacttgtaaaacatgtgggaaaaatTTCATCCGTAATAGagaattgacagtccacatgagagtccatacaggcgagaagccgtattcttgcaaaacatgtggtaCGAAATTCAGTCAGGCTTCATCATTGAGGAGTCATATAAGaacccacactggtgagaagccatattcttgcaaaacatgtggaaaagattttgGTAGTAACAGTAACTtcttggtccacatgagaatccacacaggtgagaagccgtttacttgtgaAACATGTGGGAAAGGTTTTGTATGTAATGGTaacttgatggtccacatgagaagaatccacactggtgagaagccgtaa
- the LOC141760256 gene encoding uncharacterized protein LOC141760256 isoform X1: protein MSSVESLREFVNERLTAAAEEIFRVLEKTIVEQEEEIDRQRRLLDIVLKPEIKLHRRELPQQHVCKEEEVPVDQQLCIQERNSSLDQEDPDPPQIKDEQEELCTSQEGEQLVLKQETDSFMLTPTHEEADNSEVQTLYLNAAEKESVVNMPVITSVVSVPNSDHQLFSHISHEAESQDQRGGEHGDSGSTRDAEPKSQKKHRKSRSHSNNVNNSNLLEIHRTTNTGKQSFKCDTCGKEFKFKLKLQRHMRTHTGEKLFVCKTCGKRFSHKTSLKIHIRTHTGEKPFTCKTCGKGFIQTSQLTVHMRTHTGEKPYSCKTCEKKFSRSSALKSHIRTHTGEKSFTCKTCGKAFIQSFELTVHMRVHTGEKPYSCETCGKTFSQTSSLKSHIRTHIGEKPYSCKTCGKDFGRNNSLLVHMRMHTGERPFTCKTCGKDFRLNGELTVHMRTHTGEKPYFCKTCEKTFTQASSLKSHMRTHTGEKPYICKTCGKAFRLNDQLTVHMRTHTGEEPFTCKTCGKHFAFNSNLLVHMKSHTGEKPYSCETCGKKFCLPQSLKTHIRTHTGEKPYICKTCGKAFRLSVQLTVHMRTHTGETPFSCKTCGKDFRLNSELTVHMRTHTGEKPYSCKTCGKDFSQASSLTVHMRTHTGEKPFICKTCGKDFGHNSSLMVHMRRIHTGEKP from the exons ATGTCTTCAGTTGAGTCTTTGAGAGAGTTTGTTAACGagcgactaactgctgctgctgaagaaatattcagagttttagagaaaactatcgtcgagcaggaggaagagatcgATCGTCAGCGCAGACTGTTGGATATCGTGTTGAAACCCGAGAtcaagttacacaggagag agctcccacagcaacatgtctgtaaggaggaggaggttcccgttgaccagcagctctgtattcaggagaggaactccagtctggaccaagaggacccagatcctccacagattaaagatgaacaggaggaactctgcaccagtcaggagggagagcagcttgtactgaagcaggagactgattcctttatgttgactcctaCTCATGAGGAAGCTGACAACAGTGAAGTTCAGACTCTTTACTTGaatgctgcagagaaagagTCTGTTGTCAACATGCCAGTTATAACCTCTGTGGTATCGGTACCAAACAGTGACCACCAGCTCTTCTCTCACATCTCTCATGAAGCTGAGAGCCAAGATCAGAGAGGAGGCGAGCAtggagactcaggatcaactagagatgcagagccgaaatcacagaaaaaacatcgcaaaagcagaagtcacaGTAACAATGTAAACAACTCTAACTTGTTAGAGATTCACCGTACCACtaacacaggtaaacagtctttcaaatgtgacacatgtgggaaagaatttaagtttaagttaaaattgcagagacacatgagaacccacacaggtgagaagctgttcgtttgcaaaacatgtgggaaaagattcagtCACAAAACATCATTGAAGATTCATattagaacccacacaggtgagaaaccgtttacttgtaaaacatgtggaaaaggtttcatacaaactagtcaattgacagtccacatgagaacccacacaggtgagaagccatattcttgcaaaacatgtgagaaaAAATTCAGTCGGTCATCAGCATTGAAGAGTCATATacgaacccacacaggtgagaagtcatttacttgtaaaacatgtgggaaagcttTCATACAAAGTTTtgaattgacagtccacatgagagtccatacaggcgagaagccatattcttgcgaAACATGTGGGAAAACATTCAGTCAGACTTCATCATTGAAGAGTCATATAAGAACCCACAttggtgagaagccatattcttgcaaaacatgtggaaaagatttcgGACGTAACAATAGCTtgttggtccacatgagaatgCACACAGGTGAGaggccgtttacttgtaaaacatgtgggaaagatttcagacTTAATGGTGAATTGACAGTTcacatgagaactcacacaggtgagaagccgtatttttgcaaaacatgtgagaaaACATTCACTCAGGCATCATCATTGAAGAGTCatatgagaacccacacaggtgagaagccgtacatttgcaaaacatgtggaaaagctttcagactgaatgatcaattgacagtccacatgagaacccacacaggtgaggagccgtttacttgtaaaacatgtggaaaacatTTCGCATTTAATAGTAACTTGTTGGTCCACATGAAatcccacacaggtgagaaaccaTATTCTTGCgaaacatgtggaaaaaaattctGTCTGCCACAATCATTGAAGACTCACataagaacccacacaggtgagaagccgtacatttgcaaaacatgtggaaaagcttTCAGACTGAGTGttcaattgacagtccacatgagaacccacacaggtgagacgccgttttcttgtaaaacatgtgggaaagattttaGACTTAATAGtgaattgacagtccacatgagaacccatacaggcgagaagccatattcttgcaaaacatgtgggaaagatttcagtcaggcatcatcattgacagtccacatgagaacccacacaggtgagaagccgtttatttgcaaaacatgtgggaaagatttcggacataatagtagcttgatggtccacatgagaagaatccacactggtgagaagccgtaa
- the LOC141760256 gene encoding uncharacterized protein LOC141760256 isoform X2, whose amino-acid sequence MSSVESLREFVNERLTAAAEEIFRVLEKTIVEQEEEIDRQRRLLDIVLKPEIKLHRRELPQQHVCKEEEVPVDQQLCIQERNSSLDQEDPDPPQIKDEQEELCTSQEGEQLVLKQETDSFMLTPTHEEADNSEVQTLYLNAAEKESVVNMPVITSVVSVPNSDHQLFSHISHEAESQDQRGGEHGDSGSTRDAEPKSQKKHRKSRSHSNNVNNSNLLEIHRTTNTGKQSFKCDTCGKEFKFKLKLQRHMRTHTGEKLFVCKTCGKRFSHKTSLKIHIRTHTGEKPFTCKTCGKGFIQTSQLTVHMRTHTGEKSFTCKTCGKAFIQSFELTVHMRVHTGEKPYSCETCGKTFSQTSSLKSHIRTHIGEKPYSCKTCGKDFGRNNSLLVHMRMHTGERPFTCKTCGKDFRLNGELTVHMRTHTGEKPYFCKTCEKTFTQASSLKSHMRTHTGEKPYICKTCGKAFRLNDQLTVHMRTHTGEEPFTCKTCGKHFAFNSNLLVHMKSHTGEKPYSCETCGKKFCLPQSLKTHIRTHTGEKPYICKTCGKAFRLSVQLTVHMRTHTGETPFSCKTCGKDFRLNSELTVHMRTHTGEKPYSCKTCGKDFSQASSLTVHMRTHTGEKPFICKTCGKDFGHNSSLMVHMRRIHTGEKP is encoded by the exons ATGTCTTCAGTTGAGTCTTTGAGAGAGTTTGTTAACGagcgactaactgctgctgctgaagaaatattcagagttttagagaaaactatcgtcgagcaggaggaagagatcgATCGTCAGCGCAGACTGTTGGATATCGTGTTGAAACCCGAGAtcaagttacacaggagag agctcccacagcaacatgtctgtaaggaggaggaggttcccgttgaccagcagctctgtattcaggagaggaactccagtctggaccaagaggacccagatcctccacagattaaagatgaacaggaggaactctgcaccagtcaggagggagagcagcttgtactgaagcaggagactgattcctttatgttgactcctaCTCATGAGGAAGCTGACAACAGTGAAGTTCAGACTCTTTACTTGaatgctgcagagaaagagTCTGTTGTCAACATGCCAGTTATAACCTCTGTGGTATCGGTACCAAACAGTGACCACCAGCTCTTCTCTCACATCTCTCATGAAGCTGAGAGCCAAGATCAGAGAGGAGGCGAGCAtggagactcaggatcaactagagatgcagagccgaaatcacagaaaaaacatcgcaaaagcagaagtcacaGTAACAATGTAAACAACTCTAACTTGTTAGAGATTCACCGTACCACtaacacaggtaaacagtctttcaaatgtgacacatgtgggaaagaatttaagtttaagttaaaattgcagagacacatgagaacccacacaggtgagaagctgttcgtttgcaaaacatgtgggaaaagattcagtCACAAAACATCATTGAAGATTCATattagaacccacacaggtgagaaaccgtttacttgtaaaacatgtggaaaaggtttcatacaaactagtcaattgacagtccacatgagaacccacacag gtgagaagtcatttacttgtaaaacatgtgggaaagcttTCATACAAAGTTTtgaattgacagtccacatgagagtccatacaggcgagaagccatattcttgcgaAACATGTGGGAAAACATTCAGTCAGACTTCATCATTGAAGAGTCATATAAGAACCCACAttggtgagaagccatattcttgcaaaacatgtggaaaagatttcgGACGTAACAATAGCTtgttggtccacatgagaatgCACACAGGTGAGaggccgtttacttgtaaaacatgtgggaaagatttcagacTTAATGGTGAATTGACAGTTcacatgagaactcacacaggtgagaagccgtatttttgcaaaacatgtgagaaaACATTCACTCAGGCATCATCATTGAAGAGTCatatgagaacccacacaggtgagaagccgtacatttgcaaaacatgtggaaaagctttcagactgaatgatcaattgacagtccacatgagaacccacacaggtgaggagccgtttacttgtaaaacatgtggaaaacatTTCGCATTTAATAGTAACTTGTTGGTCCACATGAAatcccacacaggtgagaaaccaTATTCTTGCgaaacatgtggaaaaaaattctGTCTGCCACAATCATTGAAGACTCACataagaacccacacaggtgagaagccgtacatttgcaaaacatgtggaaaagcttTCAGACTGAGTGttcaattgacagtccacatgagaacccacacaggtgagacgccgttttcttgtaaaacatgtgggaaagattttaGACTTAATAGtgaattgacagtccacatgagaacccatacaggcgagaagccatattcttgcaaaacatgtgggaaagatttcagtcaggcatcatcattgacagtccacatgagaacccacacaggtgagaagccgtttatttgcaaaacatgtgggaaagatttcggacataatagtagcttgatggtccacatgagaagaatccacactggtgagaagccgtaa
- the LOC141760274 gene encoding uncharacterized protein LOC141760274 encodes MSSAESLRAFVNERLTAAAEEIFRVLEKTIVEQEEEIDRQRRLLDIVLKPEIKLHRRELPQQHVCKEEEVPVDQQLCIQERNSSLDQKDPDPPQIKEEQEVLCTSQEGEQLVLKQETDSFMLTPTHEEGDHSEAVPNSDHQLFSHISREAESQDQRGGEHGDSGSTRDAELKSQKKHRKSRSHSNNVKNSNLLEIHHTTNTGKQSFSCDTCGKDFKYNFKLKIHMRTHTGEKPYVCKTCGKRFSHITSLKTHMGTHTGEKPFTCKTCGKDFKQSRDLTVHMRTHTGEKPFTCKTCGKDFGHSNSLMVHMRTHTGEKPYVCKTWEKIQSHNIIEDSYGNPHR; translated from the exons ATGTCTTCAGCTGAGTCTTTGAGAGCGTTTGTTAACGagcgactaactgctgctgctgaagaaatattcagagttttagagaaaactatcgtcgagcaggaggaagagatcgATCGTCAGCGCAGACTGTTGGATATCGTGTTGAAACCCGAGAtcaagttacacaggagag agctcccacagcaacatgtctgtaaggaggaggaggttcccgttgaccagcagctctgtattcaggagaggaactccagtctggaccaaaaggacccagatcctccacagattaaagaggaacaggaggtactctgcaccagtcaggagggagagcagcttgtactgaagcaggagactgattcctttatgttgactcctactcatgaggaaggtgaccacagtgaag CGGTACCAAACAGTGACCACCAGCTCTTCTCTCACATCTCTCGTGAAGCTGAGAGCCAAGATCAGAGAGGAGGCGAGCAtggagactcaggatcaactagagatgcagagctgaagtcacagaaaaaacatcgcaaaagcagaagtcacaGTAACAATGTAAAGAACTCTAACTTGTTAGAGATTCACCATACCACtaacacaggtaaacagtctttcagctgtgacacatgtgggaaagattttaagtataattttaaattgaagatacacatgagaacccacacaggtgagaagccgtacgtttgcaaaacatgtgggaaaagattcagtCACATAACATCATTGAAGACTCATAtgggaacccacacaggtgagaaaccgtttacttgtaaaacatgtgggaaagatttcaaaCAAAGTAGAGatttgacagtccacatgagaactcacacaggtgagaagccgtttacttgcaaaacatgtggtaaAGATTTCGGACATAGTAATagcttgatggtccacatgagaacccatacaggtgagaagccgtacgTTTGCAAAACGTGGGAAAAGATTCAGTCACATAACATCATTGAAGACTCATAtgggaacccacacaggtga
- the LOC141760273 gene encoding uncharacterized protein LOC141760273 has translation MSSVESLREFVNERLTAAAEEIFRVLEKTIVEQEEEIDRQRRLLDIVLKPEIKLHRRELPQQHVCKEEEVPVDQQLCIQERNSSLDQKDPDPPQIKEEQEVLCTSQEGEQLVLKQETDSFMLTPTHEEGDHSEAVPNSDHQLFSHISREAESQDQRGGEHGDSGSTRDAELKSQKKHRKSRSHSNNVKNSNLLEIHHTTNTGKQSFSCDTCGKDFKYNFKLKIHMRTHTGEKPYVCKTCGKRFSHITSLKTHMGTHTGEKPFTCKTCGKDFKQSRDLTVHMRTHTGEKPFTCKTCGKDFGHSNSLMVHMRTHTGEKPYVCKTWEKIQSHNIIEDSYGNPHR, from the exons ATGTCTTCAGTTGAGTCTTTGAGAGAGTTTGTTAACGagcgactaactgctgctgctgaagaaatattcagagttttagagaaaactatcgtcgagcaggaggaagagatcgATCGTCAGCGCAGACTGTTGGATATCGTGTTGAAACCCGAGAtcaagttacacaggagag agctcccacagcaacatgtctgtaaggaggaggaggttcccgttgaccagcagctctgtattcaggagaggaactccagtctggaccaaaaggacccagatcctccacagattaaagaggaacaggaggtactctgcaccagtcaggagggagaacagcttgtactgaagcaggagactgattcctttatgttgactcctactcatgaggaaggtgaccacagtgaag CGGTACCAAACAGTGACCACCAGCTCTTCTCTCACATCTCTCGTGAAGCTGAGAGCCAAGATCAGAGAGGAGGCGAGCAtggagactcaggatcaactagagatgcagagctgaagtcacagaaaaaacatcgcaaaagcagaagtcacaGTAACAATGTAAAGAACTCTAACTTGTTAGAGATTCACCATACCACtaacacaggtaaacagtctttcagctgtgacacatgtgggaaagattttaagtataattttaaattgaagatacacatgagaacccacacaggtgagaagccgtacgtttgcaaaacatgtgggaaaagattcagtCACATAACATCATTGAAGACTCATAtgggaacccacacaggtgagaaaccgtttacttgtaaaacatgtgggaaagatttcaaaCAAAGTAGAGatttgacagtccacatgagaactcacacaggtgagaagccgtttacttgcaaaacatgtggtaaAGATTTCGGACATAGTAATagcttgatggtccacatgagaacccatacaggtgagaagccgtacgTTTGCAAAACGTGGGAAAAGATTCAGTCACATAACATCATTGAAGACTCATAtgggaacccacacaggtga